The following proteins are encoded in a genomic region of Shewanella aestuarii:
- a CDS encoding strawberry notch-like NTP hydrolase domain-containing protein, giving the protein MSQTKKWLHFHEHNCFLVPAVLPSKRNVLLMVGSLSDPRSKEGLEKLGFKATSENTYYATKYSKEGGKVEGLDIKAFKTYWPSLTLEEVPLDFVYRPWTLVKETLSSPSNPKPKIKKVANKRSEVAPEPKQEVTLKSEVVRLQQSTFLGRNHLGEKVYEDAEGRFSANDDQGVNQWVMGTDDARYLFAIAAVRYNSTAKVDGILQCAEGLVNDLLETNQKMTFEQIARVASVWFDISEEKLAERSDKGIPLMMAVQRSAETVIASKLAAAKASAENLTHEESIVLVNKYTHLHTIKPHISNEKIQQITGNDFIAFTPEPLPVFSKVAGDFTRDMPEGSKLVIPFASVGGILPFIEPHLKVELVGHKGEMGISKFGKPTYFPKNVNFTERDLHNGAVESKSADCMVLNAPVGNLASTISVDGVTVNRYDHKIAIELIRAIKDDGKALLLVNVDDPSGVGHVKNESKEFHDFLYQNYNVTANIDFNPANASAKRIYAISGRKPIASSNVTIPYELKTVYTNEQLISWVGVKENFIYNDVDSIESIINNLSAKDIQINEYQSEYSSLSQLGNASSKIPKNLSVAVRQGFTRFLSAHDNIDEFVGTKLQMDSDQLERVFTPEQIDAIGLAIWRDENGLGFLNGDKTGEGKGRVNAAMIRYNILQGREAIFMTSKATLFQDIWRDIVGIESDNLIKPFLVNEKSNIIDDNGNVIYQANQLQTAMMVKQHKYPDDCNLLMVTYSQLSRATKYEMVNNQKVAIRDKASWLQAIAPNRFVNLDESHLASGNSNTNTRILNVLSNASNVMYSSGTWARTEKNFGVYYRLLRDIEPEIIQQAVKKGGNVLLEIFSASLASDGGFIRRESDISSITIEPKKNVADLQKNIALSDAFANVAQALAIMSGGLNRVVNEKNQKLADALKASGKTRGVGKDMGLNSTGFGSLLSNLSKQFVLALNSDFAAEQAIESLKKNEKPFVALEFAGNSFYKMMYDEQTKLIAQGKAPSDYTLAKPLQFRDLFTMTLERLLIVTDSKTGKVVPVTSLMEPNKAQQFNNLVKEIRLEIANMPDLAFMPVDNIRHKVEAAGYSFAEVSGRNIRIDLRKDGTYQFVKYEKPSPLSVRNAFNNGDLDVLLGTKSMVDGVSIHADINFKDQRVRRLIEVEVFRNVTDRVQLLGRVNRRGQVTNPVVSTLSCGLPAQERLNAMSNYSLIKMSANMTSNQDSALSLDTINLLNEEGDMVCHKYLEANPHYIHKLGLNPSDIYVENITKSSVESLARKLTGRLILLPYLAQEKVYTELCKEYDSKIIELNNQGINPLKPTFMDIKATEISRQIYKGVQRNSYPSIFDEPVSIVEVEYQEEVKPWDTDRVLDKMEMSEASLNKDARIKDGSLGNLANIIKAELDTLLLEACDGDQDLLDSIILDRNNRLFANASGTAYKPMQWNSMLDLVNKMVNRTDYLMDILPKIKIGSVIELPNSFYSSFNLKGDCVITDIKLPAQGSEHNPSQYSFTVITPGDTEEMILNLGSFFNSRDNSFVKAAVFDEFSSLATEFDSYQPGKVYRNAVMLEGNLFAAALEAADEGLGKPVTYTNEDGVEKRAILLKHDLTVKAMLHKPVFIHNHKMAADHLRDSKDGYICTSDKRSDEGALTIHISATRDSYTLMLSSGVRRAKPFTDNQDFMDAINGRNVMSTRSFNKFEIYEDELDSAMRAMYKMGIKFKTKVDGVKWINQYENHQINVQSPLVHPKKHQQHASTIKTA; this is encoded by the coding sequence ATGAGTCAGACAAAGAAATGGTTACACTTTCATGAGCATAATTGTTTTTTAGTGCCAGCTGTCTTGCCATCAAAAAGAAACGTACTTTTGATGGTAGGCTCGCTTTCAGATCCGCGCTCAAAGGAAGGGCTGGAAAAGCTAGGATTTAAGGCAACATCGGAAAACACCTATTATGCGACAAAATACTCTAAAGAAGGTGGGAAAGTAGAGGGTTTAGATATCAAAGCGTTTAAGACGTATTGGCCCTCTCTCACGCTAGAAGAAGTACCATTGGATTTTGTCTACAGACCATGGACGCTCGTAAAAGAAACATTGTCTTCACCGAGCAACCCAAAACCAAAAATTAAAAAAGTGGCTAATAAGCGCTCAGAAGTGGCGCCGGAGCCTAAGCAAGAGGTCACGTTAAAGTCGGAAGTAGTAAGGCTTCAACAATCAACATTCTTGGGACGTAATCATTTAGGTGAAAAAGTCTATGAAGATGCAGAAGGTCGTTTCAGTGCAAATGACGATCAAGGTGTAAATCAATGGGTAATGGGAACAGATGATGCACGATACCTATTTGCTATAGCCGCAGTACGCTACAACTCAACAGCAAAAGTGGATGGCATCCTTCAGTGTGCTGAAGGGTTAGTGAATGATTTACTGGAAACGAATCAAAAAATGACATTCGAGCAGATTGCGAGAGTGGCATCGGTTTGGTTTGATATTTCAGAAGAAAAACTCGCTGAACGTTCTGATAAAGGTATACCACTGATGATGGCTGTGCAAAGATCTGCAGAAACGGTCATCGCATCAAAACTTGCCGCAGCAAAAGCAAGTGCAGAAAATTTAACGCATGAAGAGTCGATTGTCTTAGTTAACAAATACACTCACTTACACACCATTAAGCCACATATCTCAAATGAAAAAATTCAACAGATAACTGGAAATGATTTCATTGCATTTACCCCAGAGCCATTACCAGTTTTCAGCAAGGTCGCAGGTGATTTTACTCGTGATATGCCTGAAGGCAGCAAGCTAGTTATACCTTTCGCATCAGTAGGCGGGATATTGCCTTTTATAGAGCCGCATTTGAAAGTTGAGCTTGTTGGGCATAAAGGTGAGATGGGGATTTCCAAATTTGGCAAGCCAACGTACTTCCCCAAAAATGTGAATTTTACTGAAAGAGATCTTCATAATGGCGCAGTAGAAAGTAAAAGCGCAGATTGTATGGTGTTAAACGCACCTGTCGGCAATCTCGCTTCGACCATCTCTGTAGACGGTGTAACAGTTAATCGCTATGACCATAAAATTGCCATCGAGTTAATACGTGCTATTAAAGATGATGGTAAGGCTTTACTCTTGGTTAACGTAGATGACCCCAGTGGTGTTGGCCATGTGAAAAATGAATCCAAAGAATTTCATGATTTTCTATACCAAAACTACAATGTCACAGCGAACATCGATTTTAATCCAGCAAATGCTAGTGCGAAGAGGATCTACGCAATCAGCGGTAGAAAACCCATAGCTTCTAGCAATGTTACCATTCCATATGAACTAAAAACGGTCTATACCAATGAGCAATTAATTAGCTGGGTAGGGGTAAAGGAAAACTTTATCTACAATGATGTAGATTCAATCGAGTCAATCATTAACAACCTCTCTGCTAAAGATATCCAAATAAATGAATACCAGTCCGAATATAGTTCCTTAAGTCAACTTGGAAATGCCAGCTCTAAAATACCCAAAAATCTGAGCGTTGCAGTGCGCCAAGGGTTTACCCGTTTCTTATCGGCTCATGACAACATCGATGAGTTTGTCGGCACTAAATTACAGATGGATAGCGATCAACTTGAGCGAGTGTTTACGCCTGAGCAGATAGACGCAATTGGTCTTGCAATATGGCGAGATGAAAATGGTTTAGGTTTTTTAAATGGTGACAAGACGGGCGAAGGTAAAGGCCGTGTCAATGCCGCAATGATCCGCTACAACATTCTACAAGGAAGAGAAGCCATCTTTATGACGTCAAAAGCGACGCTTTTCCAAGATATATGGCGAGACATTGTAGGTATTGAATCTGATAACCTGATAAAGCCGTTTCTAGTAAATGAAAAATCCAACATCATTGATGATAATGGAAATGTGATATATCAAGCCAATCAGCTTCAGACTGCAATGATGGTTAAGCAGCATAAATACCCAGATGACTGCAATTTGTTGATGGTGACATATTCACAATTAAGTCGAGCAACAAAATACGAAATGGTCAACAATCAAAAAGTGGCTATTCGTGATAAAGCGTCTTGGCTGCAAGCAATCGCACCCAATAGATTTGTCAATCTAGATGAATCCCATTTAGCATCAGGCAATTCCAACACCAACACTCGTATTCTAAATGTACTGAGCAATGCGTCAAATGTGATGTATTCGTCAGGTACATGGGCAAGGACCGAGAAAAACTTCGGCGTTTATTACCGCTTATTGCGAGATATCGAACCTGAAATCATCCAACAAGCTGTAAAAAAAGGCGGCAACGTATTGCTGGAAATATTCTCAGCATCATTAGCCTCTGATGGTGGGTTTATACGCCGTGAGAGTGATATTTCTAGTATCACGATTGAGCCCAAGAAGAATGTAGCCGATTTGCAAAAAAATATCGCTTTAAGCGATGCCTTTGCGAATGTGGCACAGGCGCTTGCGATTATGAGTGGCGGTCTGAACCGAGTCGTAAATGAGAAAAACCAAAAGTTAGCGGATGCGCTGAAAGCAAGCGGAAAAACGCGAGGCGTCGGCAAAGATATGGGTTTAAATTCGACTGGTTTTGGTTCGCTTTTATCTAATTTGTCGAAACAATTTGTGTTGGCTTTGAATAGTGATTTTGCTGCAGAGCAAGCCATAGAATCACTTAAGAAAAACGAAAAGCCGTTTGTGGCATTGGAGTTCGCAGGCAATTCATTTTATAAAATGATGTATGACGAACAAACTAAGCTCATCGCGCAAGGCAAAGCGCCAAGTGATTACACACTCGCCAAGCCATTACAATTTCGCGATTTGTTCACCATGACGCTTGAACGGTTGTTAATAGTGACTGATAGCAAAACCGGAAAGGTTGTCCCTGTTACTAGCCTCATGGAACCAAACAAAGCGCAGCAATTCAACAATCTGGTAAAAGAGATACGCCTTGAAATCGCCAATATGCCAGATCTTGCTTTTATGCCGGTTGACAATATACGCCACAAAGTCGAAGCGGCTGGCTATTCCTTTGCCGAAGTATCAGGGCGTAATATTCGTATAGATTTGCGTAAGGATGGAACATATCAGTTTGTGAAATACGAAAAGCCATCGCCATTGAGTGTGCGAAATGCATTTAACAATGGTGATTTGGATGTCCTGCTAGGCACCAAATCGATGGTCGATGGCGTCAGTATTCATGCGGATATTAATTTTAAAGATCAGAGGGTACGTCGATTAATTGAAGTCGAGGTATTCAGAAACGTAACTGATCGTGTGCAACTACTCGGTCGCGTTAATCGTCGCGGTCAGGTAACAAATCCAGTTGTCAGTACGTTGAGCTGTGGGTTGCCAGCCCAAGAAAGATTAAATGCAATGTCTAATTATTCGCTTATCAAAATGAGCGCAAACATGACCAGTAATCAAGACAGTGCATTGTCTTTGGATACCATCAACCTGCTAAATGAAGAAGGTGATATGGTTTGTCATAAATATCTCGAAGCCAACCCTCACTATATTCATAAGCTTGGCTTAAACCCAAGCGACATCTATGTCGAGAATATTACAAAATCAAGTGTTGAATCACTAGCGAGAAAATTAACGGGTCGATTAATCCTACTGCCTTACTTAGCTCAGGAAAAAGTGTATACAGAGTTGTGTAAAGAATATGACTCGAAGATCATCGAGTTAAACAATCAAGGCATCAACCCATTAAAACCCACATTTATGGATATCAAGGCTACAGAAATAAGCCGTCAAATTTATAAAGGGGTGCAGCGTAATTCCTATCCATCAATTTTCGATGAGCCAGTCAGTATTGTGGAAGTTGAATATCAAGAGGAAGTCAAACCATGGGATACAGACCGCGTACTCGATAAGATGGAGATGTCAGAGGCCTCTTTAAATAAAGATGCTCGTATCAAAGACGGCTCATTGGGTAACCTAGCAAATATCATTAAGGCTGAACTAGACACCTTGCTACTCGAAGCTTGCGACGGTGACCAAGACTTATTAGATAGCATCATTCTAGATCGAAATAACCGTTTATTTGCCAACGCATCAGGTACTGCATATAAGCCGATGCAATGGAATTCCATGCTTGATTTGGTGAATAAAATGGTAAATAGAACGGATTATCTAATGGATATCTTGCCGAAAATTAAAATTGGTTCAGTCATCGAATTACCGAATAGCTTCTATTCGAGTTTTAATCTGAAAGGTGATTGCGTGATAACCGATATTAAATTACCTGCGCAGGGTTCAGAACACAATCCATCGCAATATTCATTTACCGTAATCACCCCTGGTGATACAGAAGAAATGATATTGAATCTAGGTAGCTTTTTTAACTCAAGAGACAATTCGTTTGTCAAAGCTGCAGTGTTTGATGAGTTTTCATCACTCGCAACAGAGTTCGATTCATATCAACCCGGCAAAGTTTATCGCAACGCAGTCATGCTAGAAGGTAATTTATTCGCGGCAGCATTAGAAGCTGCAGATGAGGGGCTGGGTAAGCCAGTGACCTATACCAATGAAGATGGTGTAGAAAAAAGAGCTATTCTGTTAAAACACGATCTGACAGTTAAAGCCATGCTTCATAAGCCAGTCTTTATTCATAATCACAAAATGGCTGCGGATCACCTTAGAGATTCCAAAGATGGGTATATTTGTACCAGCGATAAACGGAGTGACGAAGGCGCTTTAACAATCCACATTTCAGCAACTAGAGACTCTTACACGCTAATGCTGTCATCAGGTGTGAGAAGAGCAAAGCCTTTCACTGATAACCAAGATTTTATGGATGCGATTAATGGCCGCAATGTGATGTCAACAAGGTCGTTTAACAAATTCGAGATTTATGAAGATGAACTCGATAGCGCAATGCGAGCAATGTACAAAATGGGCATTAAATTTAAGACCAAAGTAGATGGTGTTAAATGGATAAATCAATATGAGAACCACCAAATAAACGTGCAGTCACCATTGGTTCATCCAAAAAAGCATCAGCAGCATGCATCAACGATTAAAACTGCGTAA
- a CDS encoding 2Fe-2S iron-sulfur cluster-binding protein: protein MPTIIQVNGKFYPVKDETVLEVLEKAGIEIYSQCRDGYCGACKCKTTNPESVKHKDDILAAFDPESEILACSSKVIDGETLVLKM from the coding sequence ATGCCAACAATTATTCAAGTCAATGGAAAATTTTATCCAGTTAAAGATGAAACTGTTTTAGAAGTTTTAGAGAAAGCTGGCATAGAAATTTACTCACAATGTCGGGATGGATATTGCGGCGCCTGTAAGTGTAAAACAACGAATCCAGAATCGGTAAAACACAAAGACGATATCCTAGCGGCATTTGATCCAGAGAGTGAAATCCTCGCTTGCTCATCAAAAGTCATTGATGGTGAAACGTTAGTGTTGAAAATGTAG
- the topA gene encoding type I DNA topoisomerase has translation MTKLVFVESPGKIKKIESYLGEGWKVRSSVGHIRDLPQKKLGVDTQTMSPHYELTERGAEVVGKLRSEVAKASEVYLATDLDREGEAIAWHLQQVFNLPANCKRIVFNEITATAIKKAISQPREIDLDLVHAQEARRILDRLVGYTVSPMLNKLNLSGAVSAGRVQSIALKLVVERQMLIDAHQSELYFYIDAKFEGWKATFTGELNAPEDYKDTKAYRMTDKGLCVRLTGALNQNPELKVANIDQKVRKKAAPAPFTTSVLQQAASVALKISPDETMKLAQTLYEKGLITYMRTDSVFLSEDSVNSIRSWISKFQDKKGVDWLLPDRPNQFKGASGAQEAHEAIRPSDIFDINPDIDGQAKALYQLIWKRTVASQCAAAEIDQVKVKLISRLKINEKNVTFEAKGETILIPGWLFISGQDKSDESEGDDNQKLPNMDVGSIIKPIQYDLEEKRTKPPKRYTEAALVKELENKGVGRPSTYASIMKTIISRKYVKVESRLLAPTALGVELYKAINNSNFSFFDYGYTQQVESKLDSIASNNLQSKQFLLNEFSILANEMRALSSQTDQHRENFKCCKCGGDVYTVNGKYGAYLACCLCMQKHDKEGNAVVPKPKNYIATKCNVCSSAMLELNTKPDNPKYFKCEKCDYLVGATSDGCIDVAKMPRVSTETCETHKKPLLIKFNAKGEEYSVCPKCKPKPSRKSKK, from the coding sequence ATGACTAAATTAGTTTTTGTCGAATCACCTGGGAAGATAAAGAAAATTGAGTCTTATTTAGGCGAAGGCTGGAAGGTCAGATCATCGGTTGGCCATATACGAGATTTACCGCAAAAGAAATTAGGGGTGGATACGCAAACTATGAGCCCTCACTATGAGCTGACAGAGCGTGGTGCAGAGGTTGTAGGGAAATTACGAAGTGAGGTAGCCAAGGCGTCTGAGGTTTATCTGGCAACGGATTTGGACCGAGAAGGGGAAGCTATTGCATGGCATCTTCAGCAAGTCTTTAATCTACCCGCCAATTGCAAGCGGATTGTGTTCAATGAAATTACCGCCACTGCGATAAAAAAAGCGATTAGTCAGCCAAGAGAGATAGATTTAGATTTGGTGCATGCACAAGAAGCCCGAAGAATACTCGACAGGTTAGTTGGATACACCGTTTCACCAATGCTTAATAAGTTGAACTTGTCAGGTGCGGTGAGTGCAGGTCGTGTCCAATCAATTGCATTAAAATTAGTAGTAGAGCGCCAAATGCTGATCGATGCCCATCAATCAGAACTGTACTTTTACATCGATGCAAAATTTGAAGGCTGGAAAGCGACATTTACGGGTGAATTAAACGCGCCAGAGGATTACAAAGATACAAAAGCATATCGAATGACGGATAAAGGGCTATGTGTCAGATTAACCGGTGCATTAAATCAAAATCCTGAATTGAAAGTTGCAAATATCGACCAAAAAGTAAGAAAAAAAGCTGCCCCAGCCCCCTTTACCACATCCGTTCTTCAACAAGCTGCGAGTGTCGCTTTAAAAATATCACCAGATGAAACGATGAAGTTAGCCCAAACGCTTTATGAAAAAGGCTTGATAACCTACATGAGAACGGATTCCGTCTTTCTATCAGAAGATTCTGTCAACTCGATAAGAAGTTGGATATCCAAATTTCAAGATAAAAAAGGGGTAGATTGGCTTTTACCCGATAGACCTAATCAATTTAAAGGTGCATCAGGTGCGCAAGAGGCACACGAGGCAATAAGACCGAGTGATATATTCGATATAAATCCAGATATTGATGGTCAGGCTAAGGCATTATACCAATTAATTTGGAAAAGGACGGTAGCCAGCCAATGTGCAGCCGCTGAGATAGATCAGGTAAAAGTAAAATTGATATCGCGTTTAAAAATCAATGAAAAAAATGTGACTTTTGAAGCCAAAGGCGAAACAATTCTTATACCAGGCTGGTTATTCATTTCAGGCCAAGATAAATCAGACGAATCAGAAGGTGACGATAACCAAAAGCTACCCAATATGGACGTAGGTTCGATTATTAAGCCGATACAGTATGATTTAGAAGAAAAACGGACTAAACCGCCGAAAAGATATACTGAAGCTGCGTTAGTAAAGGAGTTAGAAAACAAGGGTGTTGGAAGGCCATCAACATATGCCTCAATCATGAAGACCATCATCTCGCGAAAGTACGTAAAAGTAGAATCGAGATTGTTGGCCCCGACTGCGCTAGGTGTAGAGCTATATAAAGCAATCAACAACTCTAATTTCAGCTTTTTTGATTATGGCTACACACAACAGGTCGAATCAAAATTGGATTCTATTGCATCTAATAACCTACAAAGCAAGCAATTCCTACTCAATGAGTTTTCAATTTTAGCAAATGAGATGAGGGCGTTGAGCTCACAAACAGATCAGCACAGAGAGAATTTTAAGTGCTGCAAATGCGGTGGTGATGTCTATACAGTGAACGGAAAATATGGCGCATATCTAGCCTGCTGCCTTTGCATGCAAAAGCATGACAAGGAAGGTAATGCAGTCGTTCCCAAGCCTAAAAACTACATTGCGACCAAATGTAACGTCTGCTCAAGTGCCATGCTGGAACTCAATACAAAGCCAGATAACCCCAAGTATTTTAAATGTGAAAAATGTGATTATCTTGTCGGTGCAACTTCTGATGGGTGTATTGATGTCGCTAAGATGCCCAGAGTATCAACGGAAACGTGCGAGACACATAAAAAGCCGCTGCTCATTAAATTTAATGCAAAGGGCGAGGAATATAGCGTCTGCCCAAAATGCAAGCCCAAACCTTCACGAAAATCCAAAAAATAA
- a CDS encoding DotA/TraY family protein — MSVVPADEVGMIPTGFFAGPGEGDLALEMYRQLLGDTALVATKYFENDQSGRAGNGNITLITYMLSLMAVMGMIVGVILTAYWMFVGLIKTNVEGDFMGKKWDSYMVPLRSAFSIVGMQPFPGFGGLSFIQVSVLGIALLGVGMGGAVLKFGSQKIVSAPMTDSIKPDYMLFFTNLLDSKICNATFIHNKIYGPEYAQIKSSTNTYTITSENLKNPTQYTTQVQKFSVGEDGVCGTLELELSNSDAVNSANPIKNLKTKMIHRMNSLLGAEILNAWASFDAIIGTDGNANWLFDYDAALDMPEAVRAEKQRLLESAYAQFVSRINSVIDKGLELEATNNETTAKFIEMIGELGFAYTGALHYPLIMRASAVESAVYGALPAISIDGPKNSWFWDDDEDAFKEFKKYSDSVKAITKDWIKDRSTYDHFSAMEIMAQVQIGDDPSQAISVIGNGTVSFLSNMFREIEGQPDPVLEMAAMGRTIETAAGVIMLVTVGVSSVGEAVAPIPGASVLAGITRPVAGLFTTGMYMLLGLAFFYAELVPAIPYVMWQIAIMGYFMYALATFYAAPMGFAMMNHPDGDDAFGRAGKGFEILINLAIRPALMVMGFFTGQALLKVIAWFINLTFFPTFEAISSNAMMGFVTGIGKLAIYGLLMLVAFYKSNSMTWELPSMIASMMGLNQTHRDMGEDEAQQKTLVMAGMLSSNITQLTASTGKGSGDKPTAKAEAKGDGEGSGKD; from the coding sequence ATGAGCGTCGTACCTGCCGACGAAGTAGGGATGATCCCAACAGGTTTCTTTGCAGGACCAGGAGAGGGAGATTTAGCGCTGGAAATGTACCGACAGTTACTCGGAGATACCGCACTTGTCGCAACAAAGTATTTTGAAAATGACCAATCTGGTAGGGCTGGAAATGGCAATATTACGCTGATCACATACATGCTATCACTGATGGCCGTGATGGGAATGATTGTTGGCGTCATACTGACAGCGTATTGGATGTTCGTTGGACTCATTAAAACAAATGTCGAAGGCGATTTTATGGGGAAAAAGTGGGACAGCTATATGGTTCCACTTCGTTCAGCTTTCTCTATTGTAGGAATGCAGCCATTTCCGGGCTTCGGAGGTTTATCGTTCATTCAAGTGTCAGTGCTAGGCATCGCCTTACTTGGCGTAGGAATGGGCGGGGCGGTATTAAAGTTTGGGTCACAAAAAATTGTCAGCGCACCGATGACTGACAGTATTAAGCCTGATTACATGTTGTTCTTTACCAATCTACTGGATTCAAAGATATGTAATGCCACATTTATACATAACAAAATCTATGGGCCAGAGTATGCGCAAATAAAATCTTCGACCAACACGTACACCATAACGAGCGAAAACCTCAAAAACCCTACCCAATACACAACACAAGTGCAAAAGTTTTCCGTTGGTGAAGATGGTGTTTGTGGCACCCTAGAACTTGAGCTATCAAATAGTGATGCAGTCAATAGTGCCAATCCAATCAAAAACCTGAAGACTAAGATGATCCACCGCATGAATAGCCTGCTCGGAGCAGAGATTTTGAATGCGTGGGCGTCGTTTGATGCAATTATTGGTACAGATGGAAATGCAAATTGGCTTTTCGACTATGATGCGGCGTTAGACATGCCTGAAGCGGTAAGAGCAGAGAAGCAGAGATTACTTGAGTCAGCTTATGCCCAGTTTGTAAGCCGAATAAATTCGGTAATAGACAAAGGGTTGGAATTAGAAGCGACGAATAATGAAACGACTGCAAAATTCATCGAAATGATTGGGGAGTTAGGATTTGCCTACACGGGCGCTCTACATTACCCGCTCATTATGAGAGCAAGTGCAGTAGAAAGCGCTGTTTACGGCGCACTGCCAGCAATCAGTATTGATGGACCAAAAAACAGTTGGTTTTGGGATGATGATGAGGATGCTTTCAAAGAATTTAAAAAATACAGCGATTCAGTAAAAGCGATAACAAAAGATTGGATTAAAGACCGTTCAACCTATGACCATTTTAGTGCCATGGAAATCATGGCTCAAGTGCAGATAGGTGATGATCCAAGCCAAGCTATTTCGGTTATTGGTAATGGCACAGTAAGTTTTCTGTCCAACATGTTTAGAGAAATCGAAGGCCAACCAGATCCCGTTCTCGAAATGGCTGCGATGGGCAGGACGATAGAGACAGCCGCAGGGGTTATTATGCTTGTGACTGTGGGCGTAAGCTCGGTTGGTGAAGCTGTCGCACCAATCCCCGGTGCATCGGTATTAGCGGGTATAACAAGACCGGTAGCAGGATTATTTACAACGGGCATGTATATGTTGCTCGGATTAGCTTTTTTCTATGCAGAACTCGTTCCTGCCATCCCTTATGTAATGTGGCAGATTGCTATCATGGGCTATTTTATGTATGCGCTTGCCACATTTTATGCCGCGCCAATGGGATTTGCGATGATGAATCACCCAGATGGCGATGATGCATTTGGGCGAGCAGGTAAAGGTTTCGAAATTTTAATAAATTTGGCAATAAGACCAGCTTTGATGGTGATGGGGTTTTTCACAGGGCAAGCGTTGTTAAAAGTGATTGCATGGTTTATCAACCTGACATTCTTTCCAACATTTGAGGCGATTAGTTCCAACGCCATGATGGGATTTGTCACAGGCATAGGCAAGCTAGCAATTTATGGTTTATTAATGCTGGTTGCATTCTACAAATCAAACTCAATGACTTGGGAGTTGCCAAGTATGATTGCTTCGATGATGGGATTAAATCAAACGCACCGCGATATGGGTGAGGATGAGGCGCAACAAAAGACCCTAGTAATGGCGGGTATGTTATCAAGCAATATTACGCAATTAACCGCATCAACAGGAAAAGGAAGTGGTGATAAGCCAACTGCGAAAGCAGAAGCGAAGGGTGATGGCGAGGGAAGTGGCAAAGATTAA
- a CDS encoding HU family DNA-binding protein, with product MSVLNKNTVQLFKTTSERLSIDLNQPLCMRDQVTLISEISGVQRQEVIDTLKALTHSVYCQLLDIKLDTVKIDGLITFERVVRKPRKAGKRRTSDGTEIKIRGQPAKFDVVTKHSTLLREKGTSFHSTCDKKLRQTVSDNLNVPNSDTQ from the coding sequence ATGAGCGTACTTAACAAAAATACCGTTCAATTGTTCAAGACGACATCAGAACGACTTTCGATTGATCTTAATCAACCTCTTTGCATGCGTGATCAAGTCACTCTGATTTCTGAAATATCTGGTGTTCAAAGGCAAGAAGTCATCGACACCCTTAAAGCGTTAACTCATTCTGTTTATTGTCAATTGCTCGACATAAAGTTAGATACAGTAAAAATTGACGGGTTAATTACGTTTGAACGTGTTGTTAGAAAGCCTCGAAAAGCGGGGAAAAGACGCACTAGCGATGGCACTGAAATAAAAATAAGAGGTCAGCCTGCTAAGTTTGATGTAGTGACTAAACACTCTACTCTACTGCGTGAGAAAGGTACTTCATTCCATTCTACTTGTGATAAAAAATTACGCCAAACTGTCTCTGATAATTTGAACGTTCCTAATTCAGACACCCAATAA